The Astyanax mexicanus isolate ESR-SI-001 chromosome 14, AstMex3_surface, whole genome shotgun sequence genome window below encodes:
- the LOC125781133 gene encoding uncharacterized protein LOC125781133 yields the protein MIWRCFICCLFVAVTLRALLNHINTVHSRSPNFRVICGIDGCTQEYRVYNSFYYHVRRSHASHLLSRKCMRHSGDRTADKATEDSAGPCTSRYVPMQPRERCFENFDVPSIQSALEAGEPTTESIPGCVVSDAGRSTAEHGRGHAAPAPDGAPPASTEDATLTVQEEQDEALPESSQLGESAIHEDTNVDLLKKHATAFVLSAREKHHLSQSAVNDIVAGVQNYQASLLDTLRNQMTRVFQRHPEATDQLLSESLDIFNNFEDPFARVSTTYMQDSAVKELFGVVEAQEIEIAQSACYKGQGPARALAVRSECIYYIPLIKSLEQLLSHPVVLSMFDKGVETCRAGFLKDIIDGDILKSHPLFSVRPNALQLILYTDEIELCNPLGSHASKNKLLMVYYTLGNIHPKYRSKLAAIRLLAIAKATDIAQCSIDVILNRIQEDLNLLYNGVRIKTVAGERVVYGALVSFCGDTLAQHEVTGFKEGVGFSFCKCRHCECSFEDMQIYFDEDSFVQRTLGWHIRQCNEIERASTDFLRNSLKTTYGINRKSKLVDFPSFDLIKQTPQDIMHVILEGVAPLEIKSVLKHLVLSGQLDLDTFNSAVLGYPYSVDVRDKPCPITVTTLSSNDNKLKQSSGQMLVLLKILPFVLDSCERSEYTEALTELIQIVQMLFAPVISLATISNLKSLINQHLVNMKQLFPENKITPKQHYLIHIPAQIKALGPMVRHMCMRFESKHCFFKQWSSKLNFKNVCKSLVKHNQMYESCQNVSSMDHPIFSKEVVMGPVSCVRDAQYVQGKLKDFLGVEKVHHIVSVKWLELNGNKFVCQKSVIIINEVEGSPVFGLIKDIFIADSSLYCFECQVYDTVAYNRGFLCYEIEVPNLAQATEFVDADKIVDYTSYYTISFKNHTYVPLKYYLGDVIGLHRCTTE from the exons atgaTTTGGCGCTGCTTCATCTGCTGCCTTTTTGTGGCAGTGACATTAAGAGCATTGCTGAACCACATTAATACCGTACACAGCCGTAGTCCGAATTTCCGTGTCATCTGTGGCATTGACGGCTGCACTCAGGAATACAGAGTGTACAACTCTTTTTACTACCACGTCAGACGGAGCCATGCCTCGCATCTTCTCAGCCGCAAATGTATGAGGCACAGTGGAGACCGAACGGCGGATAAAGCCACGGAGGACAGTGCGGGGCCGTGTACATCTAGATATGTTCCAATGCAACCGAGGGAAAGATGTTTCGAGAATTTTGATGTACCTAGCATTCAGTCAGCACTTGAGGCAGGCGAACCCACCACAGAAAGCATACCTGGATGTGTTGTTAGTGATGCTGGCCGCTCGACCGCTGAACATGGCCGAGGTCACGCCGCTCCAGCCCCGGATGGCGCTCCGCCAGCTTCTACTGAAGACGCAACGCTTACAGTCCAGGAGGAACAGGACGAAGCATTACCTGAATCTTCACAA CTAGGAGAAAGTGCTATACATGAAGATACTAATGTGGATCTACTGAAGAAACATGCCACTGCCTTTGTGCTTTCTGCAAGAGAGAAACACCATCTATCACAG AGTGCAGTCAATGATATTGTAGCTGGAGTGCAGAACTACCAAGCTTCACTGCTGGACACTTTGAGGAATCAGATGACACGGGTATTTCAGAGACATCCAGAAGCTACAGATCAGCTGCTTAGTGAGTCATTggacatttttaataattttgaagACCCATTTGCCAGAGTTTCAACTACATATATGCAAGACTCAGCTGTCAAGGAGCTGTTTGGGGTAGTGGAAGCACAAGAAATTGAGATTGCCCAGTCTGCATGCTATAAAGGACAAGGACCCGCTCGTGCTCTTGCTGTTAGATCTGAGTGCATTTACTACATACCtttgatcaaaagtttggaaCAGTTACTTTCACATCCTGTTGTTCTATCCATGTTTGACAAAGGTGTAGAGACATGCAGGGCTGGATTTTTAAAGGACATAATTGATGGTGATATTTTGAAATCGcatccattgttctctgttaGACCCAATGCCCTACAGCTGATACTGTATACTGACGAAATAGAACTGTGTAATCCTCTGGGGTCACATGCCTCAAAAAACAAACTTCTAATGGTGTATTACACTTTAGGGAACATACATCCTAAATATAGGTCTAAGCTGGCTGCTATCCGTTTACTTGCTATTGCAAAAGCAACTGATATTGCTCAGTGTAGCATTGATGTGATACTGAATAGAATACAAGAAGATCTGAATTTGCTGTACAATGGTGTGAGGATCAAAACAGTGGCGGGTGAGAGAGTTGTATATGGAGCATTAGTCTCTTTTTGCGGTGACACCTTGGCTCAGCATGAGGTTACAGGGTTTAAAGAGGGAGTTGGATTTTCATTCTGCAAATGTAGACATTGCGAGTGCAGTTTTGAAGACATGCAGATTTACTTTGATGAGGACAGCTTTGTTCAACGGACATTAGGTTGGCACATcagacagtgtaatgaaattgAGAGAGCCTCTACGGATTTCCTAAGAAACAGTTTGAAAACCACATACGGAATTAACAGGAAAAGCAAATTAGTAGACTTTCCATCATTTGATCTAATTAAGCAAACTCCGCAAGATATCATGCATGTAATACTTGAAGGAGTAGCTCCACTAGAAATAAAAAGTGTGTTGAAACATCTGGTCCTGTCAGGACAGCTTGACCTAGACACATTCAATAGTGCTGTACTAGGATATCCGTACTCAGTTGATGTCAGAGACAAGCCATGTCCCATAACTGTTACAACACTGTCATCAAATGACAACAAATTGAAGCAATCTTCTGGTCAAATGCTTGTCCTCCTCAAGATTTTACCATTTGTATTGGACAGTTGTGAAAGAAGTGAATACACTGAAGCTCTTACTGAATTAATACAAATAGTACAAATGTTGTTTGCACCAGTAATTTCTCTTGCAACCATATCAAACCTCAAATCACTTATCAATCAGCACTTAGTTAACATGAAGCAATTGTTTCCTGAGAACAAAATAACACCAAAGCAGCATTATCTGATTCACATTCCAGCACAGATTAAAGCTTTAGGTCCAATGGTGAGACATATGTGCATGAGATTTGAATCCAAACACTGCTTTTTCAAACAGTGGTCATCAAAATTAAATTTCAAGAATGTATGCAAGTCTCTAGTAAAGCACAACCAGATGTATGAAAGCTGTCAAAATGTCAGCAGCATGGACCACCCAATTTTTTCAAAAGAGGTGGTAATGGGACCAGTGTCTTGTGTGAGAGATGCACAATATGTACAGGGTAAACTGAAGGATTTTTTGGGTGTAGAAAAGGTGCACCATATTGTGTCTGTAAAATGGCTCGAGCTGAATGGCAATAAGTTTGTCTGCCAGAAGTCAGTGATTATTATTAATGAAGTTGAAGGTTCCCCTGTATTTGGACTTATAAAAGACATATTCATTGCAGATTCTTCATTGTATTGCTTTGAATGTCAAGTGTATGACACTGTAGCTTACAATCGTGGTTTTCTTTGCTATGAAATTGAAGTACCAAATCTTGCTCAGGCTACTGAGTTTGTTGATGCTGATAAGATTGTTGACTACACATCTTATTACACCATTAGCTTTAAGAACCACACTTACGTTCCTCTGAAATATTATCTCGGTGATGTAATTGGCTTACACAGATGCACTACTGAATAG